The Chrysiogenia bacterium region GAGTTCGGGGTTAAGAAAAAGCCCCGCCTGCTCAGCACGCCCATCGGCGGCGCGGACCTGCCAGCGTGCCGCTTCGAGCCGGGGGCTTCGCTCTTCCACCAGCCCAAGCACGTCGGCCAGCGAGAGCGCACGTGGTAGTTCCTGCGCGCTCGCCGCCAAAGGCGTGCATACCAGTATCAAAATCAATGAAAACAACCGGATTCGCACCATGACGAATCCTCCTGAACCATGCACCGCAGTCAAGGCGGCGGCCACTGCGCAACTGGGTCGCGCATGAAGTTACGGCTTCGAGAGATCGAAGACGCGAAGAGATATGTTCAGGAGATGCGAATCACGTCCGAAGGACGATGGTGGAGAGTGCAGGCAAGACAGGAGAATGGGAGCGCCGGGGTTGTGGTGCAGCAAGCGCACGGACCGTAGGCTTGAGAAGCGAGGGAACAATCACCGGGGTCGCCACGTTCATACCCAGGTCGTCGCTCACACGCCTGGCGCGCAGTTCCTGTATTGGCAGGGACACGTCGGTGCAGGAGGCGCAGTGTTCGTCGGAAGAGAATCCGGCATGTTCGGCGCGATGCTCGTTGTCACCGCTGTCGAATGCAAGCTGCGAACTTGTGCAGCTTCCGCCACGCATTATTTCCAGCCCGACGTGCCCGTCGGCCTCGAAACACAGCCCCACCCCAACGGTGCCCCCCACGCCGAACAGGACGTAGGCGAAGATGCTTGTAAGGAGCAGGATTCGGTGCGTGTCTTTTAAAATCGTTCGGCTCATTGCAGGATGAAGTCTAAGCGCGGCAGCCAGTATTGTCGAGCCGCCCCCCTTGCGCCCAAAGTGCGCCTGAACCATCAGTTTCAAGCGGCTACCATCGGCCTCTCAAGAGGAATAATAATTACCGAAATCACGCCGATAGCGTCCAATGGTGATCCATAGACTCCCCTGCCCGCCGGCACTTAAAATGACGAGGCACTTTGCGCCGGGCGGATTCAAGCCGGTCCCGGACACCAGGTTTTCAACAGCGCAGGTAACTCAATGTCGGCCGAACCCAAGCACCTGAGCCTCCCGCAAAGGGCCCGCCGCTTCGTGGGTGCCTTCCTGCAGTGGCGCAGCATTCAGGCGCAAATCCGCGATCTCTCGGGCAAGACCGTTCTTGTAACCGGCGGCGCCAGGGGCATCGGCGCAGAAGTGACCCGCGTGCTGGCGCGCTGGAACGCCCACGTGCTGCTGGCCTGCAGGGACGGAGCGCAGGGCGAGAGGCTGCGCGCGGGTATCCTGTCGGAGAATCCCGGTACCCGGATCACGGTGCTCGACACGGCCGACACGGCCGATCTCGAGTCCATGGCGGAACTGGCGCGCAGGGTGAAGGCCGAGCTCAATGGCCGGGCCCTCGATGGCCTCGTCCTCAACGCCGGAATCGCCGGCAGGCGATACGGGCGCAGCAAGCAGGGTTATGAATCCCACGTCGCCACCAATGTGCTCGGGCATCACCTGCTGGCGCTCTCCCTGCTCGAGGATCTGGCCAGGTCCGGCGCGGCGCGCATCGTCTATGTCACCGGCGACATCTACGTCCTGGCCAAAAGCTGCACGCTGGATTTTCAGTATGAAGACAAGCGGGCCAACTACGCCTACGCGCGTTCAAAGCTTGGGGTTTCCTGGAATGCGCGGAGCATGCAGGAGCATGTCGACGCGCAGGGACAATCAATCCAGTGCGTGAGCGTCCATCCCGGCGTCGTCGGCAGCGAACTGATGAAAGGCGGCGAAATAGCCAAGCGGCTGTTTCTCATTACGCCGCAAAAAAGTGCACAGAGCATCGTTTATTCGTTGACCGATGAGGCGGTACGTGGCGGCGACTACATCCACAACGTCCGGGGGAAAATGGCCCTTCCCCCCAACGACCCGGTCCTTCAGGAAGACAAACGCCGGCAGTTCTGGAAAGAATGCAACGAAGCCTGCGCGCCCTACCTGCAGGCGCGGTAAGTCAGATCTCTTTCTCGAAACGCTTGCGGGCGAACTCGACGAAGGACGTCGGCTCGCGGCCAAGCAGCATCCGCAGCACATTGGCATTCCCGATAAAGTCGAAGCGGTCGTACCACTCGTTGACCACCTTGAACACGGACATCTGATGGCGCATGTGCGCCTCGTCGTATTCTCCCAGGATGTACGGCATGGGCTTGTCGTAGTTGTGCGGGAACTGCATCACCTTGAACGGGCGGCCGAAGGCCTCCGAGAGTGCCGCGCCGATGTCATGGGCGCAGAGGTTCTCCCCGCTGCACAGCTCATAGCTCGCGCCGTAGTGCTGCTTGCCCTCGGTCACGACGCGGACCAGCACCTCGGCCACGTCGTCGAGGTCCACGAGGGCCTGGCGCTTGTTCAGGTCCCAGCCGAGCAAAAATACAGAAGACCCGGGAATTGCGCCCACCGAAACCATCTGCATGTAGTCGGCCGGTTGCAGAATCGTGAAATTCAGCCCCGATTCGAGCAATCTCTCCTCGATGTCGCGCTTGATCTCGTGCTGGGGAAGTCCGGTGAGAATCGGGTGCAGCACCGAGCTGAAGACAAAGTGCTCAACACTGGCGCGCCCGGCCTGCTCGATCATGTTGAAGCCCATCTCCCGCTCGCGCGGATGAAACGAGGGACCAACGTGGTAGACGGCGTCGACACCCTCCATCGCCTTAAAGGCGTCTTCAGGACTGCAGGCGTCGCCAATCACAACTTCCTGCGCGCCCAGATCTTTTGGTCCGGGTCCCTCGCGATCGACCCGGCGCATGGCGCGTACCCGGAAACCGGCCTTCGCAAGCTGCGGGATGACCGCGCGTGCCTGGTTGCCGTTACCTGCTGTTACCAGAACCGTTTTGTTGGCGCTTGCCATACCCGTCCCCCTTCATTCCGCCAGGACTTCTCCGCGAGATGCGCCAAGTGTTTCCCACCATGGCTGCTCGCACAACACTCAACCTGCGATGCGCTGATGAAAGGCCTTGAGTTCCTTCTCGATGTCCGGTTCGAGGGCGACACCCGTGCTGTTCAGAAAGCCGGCGAGCATTTCGTAGTGCCCGATCAGCACCACGATCTCGATGAGGAGTTTCTCATCGTAGTGTTTGCCGAGCTCTTGCCATGTCGCATCGGAAATGCAGCGGTCGGCCAGCATTTCGTCACAGGCTGATACCAGTGCACGATCGCGCGGATCGTCGAACGCATCGGGGCCCCTTGATGCCCTGACGATATCCTCGTCACTGAGACCTGCCTTCAGCCCGAGCTCGACATGCTGGCCCCACTCATAACGGCTGCGCGTCACCCACGCGGTCCGCAGAATGATCTTCTCGCGATCGGCGTCACGCAGGCGCCCGTAGGGCATAAACCGGGAAGCAAGCACCAGCCACGCCCAGAAAAGGCGCGGGTTCTTGTTGAAAACCAGGAAGATATTGGGCACCTGCTTGCGTCCGAACCGGGCGGAAATACCCGACATCAGACGAAATACCGCTCCCTGCTCCGAGGGCGGCGGCGGCGCAATGCGCATGCCTCCGGCATCGGCCCAGCCCCCTTCCGGGGCAAGTTCTGTGATTTCCATGATTCGTTCCCTTCGATCCCGGCCCCGCGATGGTGTCACAAAGCCGGGCGAATTTCGAGCCTCCTGGGCCGGGGCTTCCAGAATTTCCCGGATCGGGGTAACATGCACCAGATGAACGGGCTTGCCAGACATCACAGCCGCTTTGCCGCCTTCGTGGCCGCACTGCTGAGCGTTGGCCTGATGGCCTCGACGGGCTTTGCCGCCTGTTGCGGCCATTGCCACGATTCAGCGCCGAAAGCGGCGACGGCGGCCTCGGCCCACGACTGCTGCGCCGGAAAGGGCGAGCCCGCACAGGAGTCACTGCGCGCCGAGTGCGCCGGCTGCCACGCCATGGCGAGCGGCCACGTGGCCACGCTCACCCGGGCGGAGTCTTCCGAGAAGGCCCCGCTTGCCGAGGCCGCGCCGGTCTTTGCAAGCGGATTGAGCATCCCTGCTCCGCAGCTTTCCGCGCATGTTGTCAGCCCGGCGCAGTCGCCACCTGCTTCGCAGGCCAATCATCTCTCCTCCATTGTCCTGATCCTCTGAGTTTCTCTCCGCGATGATCCTTGCGTGGGCGCAGTGCGCTCGCGGTGATCAACGTGCGCGGTTTCTGTGCCGCGCCCCCAATCGCATCGCCTGCGATGCGGAGAGAATCCCATGAAGCGACTTCTATCGCTTGCAAGCGGCGCCCTGCTCGCGCTCCTCGCGCTGGCCGGTCCCGCGACTGCCCAGACGCTGGGGAGCGGCCCGGTCACGCTGAGCGACATCCTGAGTGAGGCCCGGCGCGCCAACCCCGACCTGGAAGCAGCGCGCGCGCGCTACCGCGCCGCCGATGAAGCCGGCGCGCAGGCCTCCGCCTTCCCCGATCCCGAGCTCTCGCTGAGCTGGTCGCCCAAACCCACGCAGACCCGTGCGGGCCCGCTCGACTACCGCGTGGGCATCAAGCAGCGCATTCCCTTCTGGGGCGAGCGCGGCCTGCGCGAGGAGCGCGCCGAGCACATGGCCGGCGCTCTGGAGGCGGCGGCCACTTCCGCGGAGTTCGATCTCGACCTGGAAGTACGCCTGGCTTTCTTCGAGTGGCTCTTTGCGCGCGAAGCGCTCTCCATCAACGAGTCGAACCGCTCGCTGCTCTCGCAGTTTCGGCGCATCGCAGAGCAGCGTTACCGCGCGGGCCTCGTGCCCCAGAGCGATCCGCTCAAGGCGGGCGTGGCGCTGGCGCGGGTTGATGCAGTGGACGCCGGTTTCCGCCGCGCAATCGAGAACACGCGGGCGCGGATCAACGTGCTGCTCAACCGCGCGCCCGATGCGCCGCTTGGAGAGCCGCAGGCCCCGCCGCTTGTCTTCGAGGTCCCCGCGTACGAAGAGCTGGCCCACCGCGCGCTGGAGACGCGGCCCGAGCTGAGCGCCGCGCGCAGCGAAATCGCCGCCAGCGAGTCTGCTCTCGATTTGAGCCGCAAGGACTACTGGCCCGATCTTTCGGTGGGCGCCGACTACGGCGTCGTGAAAGGCGGAACGAATCCGGGCTTTGCCAAGGACGGCGACGACATCGTCAGCGTGATGGTGGGACTCAACGTGCCCATCCAGGTGGGGCGCCGCAGCGCCGCTGTGAGCGAGCGCAGCGCGGGCCTTGCCGCCGCGCAGGCCAGAGCGCAGGGACTCTCCCGGCACGTGCAGCTCGAAGTGCACGAGCACTACACCCGCCTCGCCGAGATGCGCGAGGTGCTCGCCCTTTATCGCGAGCGCATCATCCCGACGGTGCAGCTCGAACTCGACGCCACGCGCCTGGCCTACTCGGGCGCAAAGGCCAGCTTTCTCGAACTGCTCGACAGCGAGCGGTCCCTCGAAGAAGTCCTCATGGAACAGGCGCGCGCGTTGCGCGATTACCGCCAGAGTCACGCGCGTCTGCAACGCGCAGTGGGCGCCCCGATTGAAGGTGCCCCCGAAGGGAGCGGGCAATGAACACGCTTCGCCACGCAACGATCTTTCTGACACTTACCGCCCTCTTGCTGGGCACCGGCGGATGCGAGGACAAGTCCGACTGGCAGGAATTTGAGGCCGGGGGCTA contains the following coding sequences:
- a CDS encoding SDR family NAD(P)-dependent oxidoreductase — encoded protein: MSAEPKHLSLPQRARRFVGAFLQWRSIQAQIRDLSGKTVLVTGGARGIGAEVTRVLARWNAHVLLACRDGAQGERLRAGILSENPGTRITVLDTADTADLESMAELARRVKAELNGRALDGLVLNAGIAGRRYGRSKQGYESHVATNVLGHHLLALSLLEDLARSGAARIVYVTGDIYVLAKSCTLDFQYEDKRANYAYARSKLGVSWNARSMQEHVDAQGQSIQCVSVHPGVVGSELMKGGEIAKRLFLITPQKSAQSIVYSLTDEAVRGGDYIHNVRGKMALPPNDPVLQEDKRRQFWKECNEACAPYLQAR
- a CDS encoding NmrA family NAD(P)-binding protein, with product MASANKTVLVTAGNGNQARAVIPQLAKAGFRVRAMRRVDREGPGPKDLGAQEVVIGDACSPEDAFKAMEGVDAVYHVGPSFHPREREMGFNMIEQAGRASVEHFVFSSVLHPILTGLPQHEIKRDIEERLLESGLNFTILQPADYMQMVSVGAIPGSSVFLLGWDLNKRQALVDLDDVAEVLVRVVTEGKQHYGASYELCSGENLCAHDIGAALSEAFGRPFKVMQFPHNYDKPMPYILGEYDEAHMRHQMSVFKVVNEWYDRFDFIGNANVLRMLLGREPTSFVEFARKRFEKEI
- a CDS encoding carboxymuconolactone decarboxylase family protein; translation: MEITELAPEGGWADAGGMRIAPPPPSEQGAVFRLMSGISARFGRKQVPNIFLVFNKNPRLFWAWLVLASRFMPYGRLRDADREKIILRTAWVTRSRYEWGQHVELGLKAGLSDEDIVRASRGPDAFDDPRDRALVSACDEMLADRCISDATWQELGKHYDEKLLIEIVVLIGHYEMLAGFLNSTGVALEPDIEKELKAFHQRIAG
- a CDS encoding TolC family protein; this translates as MKRLLSLASGALLALLALAGPATAQTLGSGPVTLSDILSEARRANPDLEAARARYRAADEAGAQASAFPDPELSLSWSPKPTQTRAGPLDYRVGIKQRIPFWGERGLREERAEHMAGALEAAATSAEFDLDLEVRLAFFEWLFAREALSINESNRSLLSQFRRIAEQRYRAGLVPQSDPLKAGVALARVDAVDAGFRRAIENTRARINVLLNRAPDAPLGEPQAPPLVFEVPAYEELAHRALETRPELSAARSEIAASESALDLSRKDYWPDLSVGADYGVVKGGTNPGFAKDGDDIVSVMVGLNVPIQVGRRSAAVSERSAGLAAAQARAQGLSRHVQLEVHEHYTRLAEMREVLALYRERIIPTVQLELDATRLAYSGAKASFLELLDSERSLEEVLMEQARALRDYRQSHARLQRAVGAPIEGAPEGSGQ